A genomic segment from Malus domestica chromosome 05, GDT2T_hap1 encodes:
- the LOC139196255 gene encoding receptor-like protein EIX2, which translates to MESHYHLTIAHYLLVFLLASSYMQTSTKHCFCLAGGELSSCVKTNSCIDEERRALLVFKRHLVDPSGRLSSWVGHDCCRWEGISCDNLTGHVVKMDLRHPYLHSISDEELDVWAYEKAQLGGEIPPSLGNLSTLHFLDLGWNYGLTSKNLNWLSRLSSLKYLDLCGMNLGTTGVNCVYAVNMLLSLAELHLSNTGLKGQIP; encoded by the exons ATGGAGAGCCACTATCACCTCACTATTGCTCActatttgcttgtttttcttttggcgTCTTCTTACATGCAGACTAGTACAAAACACTGTTTCTGTTTGGCCGGTGGTGAACTTTCAAGCTGTGTGAAAACAAATTCATGCATCGACGAAGAAAGACGAGCGCTTCTCGTCTTTAAACGACATCTTGTTGATCCTTCTGGCAGGCTTTCCTCTTGGGTGGGTCACGATTGCTGTCGATGGGAAGGGATTTCATGCGACAACCTCACCGGTCATGTCGTGAAGATGGACCTCCGGCATCCATATCTACATTCCATTTCTGATGAAGAGTTGGACGTCTGGGCTTATGAAAAGGCTCAATTGGGAG GAGAGATTCCCCCTTCTCTTGGTAACCTGTCAACCCTCCATTTTCTTGACCTTGGGTGGAATTATGGCTTAACTTCCAAAAACTTGAATTGGCTGTCTCGCCTCTCTTCTCTAAAATACCTTGATCTCTGCGGCATGAATCTTGGCACCACAGGAGTCAATTGCGTGTATGCTGTTAATATGCTTCTTTCATTAGCAGAGTTACACTTATCTAATACAGGCTTAAAAGGCCAAATTCCTTGA
- the LOC103409736 gene encoding uncharacterized protein isoform X5, giving the protein MEQMQMLEEAHWPSAMSKATLLGFLGGDASKRKSGKSERIKSLQRVSVGTGVKTEFYHQGYPPWTSNTSLKLIRKSLLVLKVNPEEASIPKVDVMHYGIQLRLRLARK; this is encoded by the exons ATGGAG CAAATGCAAATGTTGGAAGAGGCACATTGGCCGTCAGCAATGTCAAAAGCAACTCTTCTAGGATTTTTGGGGGGAGATGCCTCTAAAAGAAA GAGCGGTAAAAGTGAGAGGATTAAATCTTTGCAGCG GGTTTCAGTGGGTACAGGCGTTAAGACTGAATTTTATCATCAAGGATATCCTCCCTG GACTTCAAATACTTCACTTAAGCTGATAAG GAAATCATTGCTGGTGCTGAAGGTCAACCCAGAGGAAGCAAGTATTCCGAAGGTTGATGTCATGCATTATGGAATACAATTAAGGCTACGGTTGGCAAGAAAGTAG
- the LOC103409736 gene encoding uncharacterized protein isoform X4, translating to MEYTASLKQMQMLEEAHWPSAMSKATLLGFLGGDASKRKSGKSERIKSLQRVSVGTGVKTEFYHQGYPPWTSNTSLKLIRKSLLVLKVNPEEASIPKVDVMHYGIQLRLRLARK from the exons ATGGAGTATACAGCTTCTTTAAAG CAAATGCAAATGTTGGAAGAGGCACATTGGCCGTCAGCAATGTCAAAAGCAACTCTTCTAGGATTTTTGGGGGGAGATGCCTCTAAAAGAAA GAGCGGTAAAAGTGAGAGGATTAAATCTTTGCAGCG GGTTTCAGTGGGTACAGGCGTTAAGACTGAATTTTATCATCAAGGATATCCTCCCTG GACTTCAAATACTTCACTTAAGCTGATAAG GAAATCATTGCTGGTGCTGAAGGTCAACCCAGAGGAAGCAAGTATTCCGAAGGTTGATGTCATGCATTATGGAATACAATTAAGGCTACGGTTGGCAAGAAAGTAG
- the LOC103409736 gene encoding putative cyclin-B3-1 isoform X3, whose protein sequence is MGQRNSNVRLLTRNSVRPTVSTLKARESQRTLKSKGASGPNKLVSATATSSKTDKVATSSLPENVKHEATQGELPSEANCSQSASTIISRRKSNRRRSYTSLLMTGSRLLEDRVEALKEEELPSIDDDCKQLEVSDYVDEIYQYYWVSESQNPPAENFMSIQAGITHHMRGILVNWLIELAVPLICSSGTGTLQIRVSARNSFLMVTLLDQYLSQVTIKKDDMQLVSLHSCWRQNMRTFGIQGRKPF, encoded by the exons AT GGGTCAGCGTAATTCAAATGTCCGTTTATTGACAAGAAATTCTGTCAGG CCAACTGTGTCCACACTAAAGGCTCGTGAGTCGCAAAGGACTTTGAAATCCAAGGGTGCATCAGGTCCAAATAAATTAGTTTCTGCTACTGcaacttcatccaaaactgACAAAGTGGCCACTTCTTCTCTTCCTGAGAACGTTAAGCATGAAGCCACTCAGGGAGAGCTCCCATCTGAAGCCAACTGCAGCCAGAGTGCTTCAACTATCATTTCCAGGAGAAAATCAAATAGGAGGAGATCTTACACATCTCTATTGATGACTGGATCAAGG TTACTGGAGGAccgtgttgaagctttgaaggaGGAAGAGCTGCCAAGTATTGATGACGATTGCAAGCAACTGGAAGTTTCCGATTATGTTGATGAGATCTACCAGTATTACTGGGTTTCTGAG TCACAGAATCCACCTGCAGAAAATTTCATGTCGATTCAGGCAGGCATTACTCATCATATGCGAGGCATATTGGTCAACTGGTTAATTGAA CTGGCCGTCCCCTTGATTTGTTCATCCGGAACGGGTACACTACAAATTCGAGTTAGTGCAAGAAACTCTTTTCTCATGGTGACATTGCTCGATCAGTATCTTTCCCAAGTTACAATTAAGAAGGATGACATGCAGTTGGTATCACTGCACTCCTGCTGGCGTCAAAATATGAGGACTTTTGGCATCCAAGG GAGAAAACCTTTCTGA
- the LOC103409736 gene encoding putative cyclin-B3-1 isoform X1 gives MGQRNSNVRLLTRNSVRPTVSTLKARESQRTLKSKGASGPNKLVSATATSSKTDKVATSSLPENVKHEATQGELPSEANCSQSASTIISRRKSNRRRSYTSLLMTGSRLLEDRVEALKEEELPSIDDDCKQLEVSDYVDEIYQYYWVSESQNPPAENFMSIQAGITHHMRGILVNWLIELAVPLICSSGTGTLQIRVSARNSFLMVTLLDQYLSQVTIKKDDMQLVSLHSCWRQNMRTFGIQGLNTWFYLIELCLVE, from the exons AT GGGTCAGCGTAATTCAAATGTCCGTTTATTGACAAGAAATTCTGTCAGG CCAACTGTGTCCACACTAAAGGCTCGTGAGTCGCAAAGGACTTTGAAATCCAAGGGTGCATCAGGTCCAAATAAATTAGTTTCTGCTACTGcaacttcatccaaaactgACAAAGTGGCCACTTCTTCTCTTCCTGAGAACGTTAAGCATGAAGCCACTCAGGGAGAGCTCCCATCTGAAGCCAACTGCAGCCAGAGTGCTTCAACTATCATTTCCAGGAGAAAATCAAATAGGAGGAGATCTTACACATCTCTATTGATGACTGGATCAAGG TTACTGGAGGAccgtgttgaagctttgaaggaGGAAGAGCTGCCAAGTATTGATGACGATTGCAAGCAACTGGAAGTTTCCGATTATGTTGATGAGATCTACCAGTATTACTGGGTTTCTGAG TCACAGAATCCACCTGCAGAAAATTTCATGTCGATTCAGGCAGGCATTACTCATCATATGCGAGGCATATTGGTCAACTGGTTAATTGAA CTGGCCGTCCCCTTGATTTGTTCATCCGGAACGGGTACACTACAAATTCGAGTTAGTGCAAGAAACTCTTTTCTCATGGTGACATTGCTCGATCAGTATCTTTCCCAAGTTACAATTAAGAAGGATGACATGCAGTTGGTATCACTGCACTCCTGCTGGCGTCAAAATATGAGGACTTTTGGCATCCAAGG CTTGAACACTTGGTTCTACCTTATCGAGTTGTGCTTGGTTGAATAG
- the LOC103409736 gene encoding putative cyclin-B3-1 isoform X2, whose protein sequence is MGQRNSNVRLLTRNSVRPTVSTLKARESQRTLKSKGASGPNKLVSATATSSKTDKVATSSLPENVKHEATQGELPSEANCSQSASTIISRRKSNRRRSYTSLLMTGSRLLEDRVEALKEEELPSIDDDCKQLEVSDYVDEIYQYYWVSESQNPPAENFMSIQAGITHHMRGILVNWLIELAVPLICSSGTGTLQIRVSARNSFLMVTLLDQYLSQVTIKKDDMQLVSLHSCWRQNMRTFGIQGLISISQLMHFS, encoded by the exons AT GGGTCAGCGTAATTCAAATGTCCGTTTATTGACAAGAAATTCTGTCAGG CCAACTGTGTCCACACTAAAGGCTCGTGAGTCGCAAAGGACTTTGAAATCCAAGGGTGCATCAGGTCCAAATAAATTAGTTTCTGCTACTGcaacttcatccaaaactgACAAAGTGGCCACTTCTTCTCTTCCTGAGAACGTTAAGCATGAAGCCACTCAGGGAGAGCTCCCATCTGAAGCCAACTGCAGCCAGAGTGCTTCAACTATCATTTCCAGGAGAAAATCAAATAGGAGGAGATCTTACACATCTCTATTGATGACTGGATCAAGG TTACTGGAGGAccgtgttgaagctttgaaggaGGAAGAGCTGCCAAGTATTGATGACGATTGCAAGCAACTGGAAGTTTCCGATTATGTTGATGAGATCTACCAGTATTACTGGGTTTCTGAG TCACAGAATCCACCTGCAGAAAATTTCATGTCGATTCAGGCAGGCATTACTCATCATATGCGAGGCATATTGGTCAACTGGTTAATTGAA CTGGCCGTCCCCTTGATTTGTTCATCCGGAACGGGTACACTACAAATTCGAGTTAGTGCAAGAAACTCTTTTCTCATGGTGACATTGCTCGATCAGTATCTTTCCCAAGTTACAATTAAGAAGGATGACATGCAGTTGGTATCACTGCACTCCTGCTGGCGTCAAAATATGAGGACTTTTGGCATCCAAGGGTTAATATCAATATCTCAACTCATGCATTTTTCGtga
- the LOC139196256 gene encoding protein CHUP1, chloroplastic-like, whose protein sequence is MERTVYNVFRTRESLMRPCRDFKIPTDWMLDNGILSKVDFDILFERTVDAFVHHISNLMPILQIKFGSVKLAKMYMPRVAMELQSKAAAEKDPAMDYMLLQGVRFAFRVHQFAGGFDADTMHAFEELRYLAHLLNKK, encoded by the exons ATGGAGCGTACCGTCTATAACGTTTTCCGGACAAGGGAGTCGTTGATGCGTCCTTGCAGGGACTTCAAAATCCCCACAGATTGGATGCTTGACAACGGAATTTTAAGCAAGGTAGACTTTGATATTCTCTTTGAACGAACAGTGGACGCCTTTGTGCATCACATATCTAATTTGATGCCAATCTTGCAGATAAAGTTTGGTTCAGTCAAGTTGGCAAAAATGTACATGCCGAGGGTGGCTATGGAACTTCAGTCCAAGGCAGCAGCAGAGAAGGATCCTGCAATGGATTACATGCTGCTTCAGGGAGTGAGATTCGCTTTCAGAGTTCATCAG TTTGCAGGGGGATTCGACGCAGACACAATGCACGCATTCGAGGAACTTCGCTACCTTGCTCATCTTCTCAACAAAAAGTAA